A part of Chloroflexota bacterium genomic DNA contains:
- a CDS encoding leucine-rich repeat domain-containing protein gives MTVGRTGIVRRLLLLASGALALALLSTPASALVGVGGSPGICGFEANLKAAIEDALDIHWSQCDEVTNPQLASIGELDLRDKGITRFAPDPDQFTGFSPFLIIDLRGNPGPDGTGLTVADIDPDSIPLSHDGDDVSYTLVLDGGGTFNGLTQDRYTTTEGQAVLVAVSWGDRPDAQALADARRIGAATELYFGHRIYSEQNDESQRDDAEYVRWLYARSGDGPGALYAGLIPVHDDDEIEGVSRPDKIEITHLVVADDRAEMGKLAPARADLLFGDSDAPLHDYVDGYLRRAGSRDEADLIVVDDDSPTTPVCARTILDHIEELLDESRCRDISRADLAGLGEFDLSDEEIRSLAAGDLDGFTGVRLLDLSGNELSTLPRGIFADIGTDRILGYPEELEQEVLIDLRGNHGPRTGDKFLAADLPAHVLGDLKEHQRIALDSSQFIRPGVEYGFDRSSYEVAEGGTLAFIVSFNNVNRPAIDFEVLASDTAEDNPFAEDASVDLPGLIEGRARPATYRLYAEGDRERNFSGTYAVAVDIPEETIDDGLDDTFTMRLSGLDGTGTTIAIAKVTIREDGGGTPPVAGPAPAPFGSWLIEDSHYQEDPSGENPNLAHNIPRLSATVDGQRLTADFMDHYTRTGGVTRWGLPTSEVLVIEENTLTQYYQRGVVDFHRRGDLGGIWVIERRLAWDYFGGGEDGSPDLGVEPGKFNNFPGTLLGPWGHKVSDYAVDGTIVGFAKFFEDLGGVESFGFPKTEARADNNLPGTLHIPTKTTGFIRQYFQAAVMEFHPGVPAAPIQLGLLGDDLRNRQFPNAAYANIPAFQAAEEFVDGSFYEPPAVGTFKQSRDSSPATVG, from the coding sequence GTGACCGTCGGCCGCACCGGCATCGTCCGGCGTCTGCTGCTGCTGGCATCGGGGGCGCTGGCGCTGGCCCTCCTGTCCACGCCGGCCAGCGCGCTGGTGGGGGTCGGCGGCTCGCCTGGCATCTGCGGTTTCGAGGCCAATTTGAAGGCCGCCATTGAGGACGCGCTAGACATCCACTGGTCGCAGTGCGATGAGGTCACCAACCCGCAACTAGCCTCGATCGGCGAACTGGACCTGCGCGACAAAGGCATCACCCGCTTCGCTCCCGACCCCGACCAGTTCACCGGCTTCAGTCCATTTCTGATCATTGACCTGCGCGGCAACCCCGGCCCGGACGGCACCGGCTTGACCGTCGCCGACATCGATCCCGATTCGATCCCGCTCAGCCACGACGGCGACGACGTTTCCTACACGCTGGTGCTTGACGGCGGCGGGACATTCAACGGGCTGACCCAGGATCGCTACACCACGACCGAGGGCCAGGCGGTGCTTGTGGCGGTGAGCTGGGGCGACCGACCCGACGCTCAGGCGCTGGCCGACGCGCGGCGCATCGGCGCCGCCACCGAGCTTTACTTCGGACACCGCATCTACTCCGAGCAAAACGACGAATCGCAGCGCGACGACGCCGAGTACGTGCGCTGGCTCTACGCCCGCTCTGGCGACGGCCCGGGCGCGCTTTACGCGGGCTTGATTCCGGTCCACGACGACGACGAGATCGAAGGCGTCTCGCGGCCCGACAAGATCGAAATCACGCACCTGGTGGTGGCCGACGACAGGGCCGAAATGGGTAAGCTGGCGCCGGCCCGGGCGGACCTGCTGTTCGGCGACAGCGACGCCCCCCTGCACGACTATGTCGACGGATACCTGCGGCGCGCGGGCAGCCGTGACGAAGCCGACCTCATCGTGGTCGACGACGATTCCCCAACCACCCCGGTCTGCGCGCGCACGATCCTCGACCACATCGAAGAACTGCTCGACGAATCGCGCTGCCGAGACATCTCGCGCGCCGACCTTGCCGGATTGGGCGAATTCGACCTGTCCGACGAAGAGATTCGATCGCTGGCCGCCGGCGACCTGGACGGTTTCACCGGGGTCCGCCTGCTAGACCTGTCCGGCAACGAACTCTCGACCCTGCCGCGTGGGATCTTTGCCGACATCGGCACCGACCGGATTCTTGGTTACCCCGAGGAGCTTGAGCAGGAGGTGCTGATCGATCTGCGCGGCAACCACGGTCCGCGAACCGGCGACAAATTCCTGGCCGCCGATTTGCCGGCCCATGTGCTCGGGGACCTCAAGGAACACCAGCGGATAGCGCTTGACAGCAGCCAGTTCATCCGGCCCGGCGTCGAATACGGCTTTGACCGATCCAGTTACGAGGTTGCCGAAGGCGGGACGCTCGCCTTCATCGTGAGCTTTAACAACGTGAACCGTCCGGCGATCGATTTCGAGGTCCTGGCCTCGGACACGGCCGAGGACAACCCGTTTGCCGAGGACGCCAGCGTCGACCTGCCGGGGTTGATCGAGGGCCGGGCCCGGCCGGCGACCTACCGGCTCTACGCCGAAGGCGACCGCGAGCGCAACTTCTCCGGGACCTACGCGGTGGCGGTCGACATACCGGAGGAGACGATCGACGACGGCCTCGACGACACCTTCACGATGCGGTTGTCAGGCCTGGATGGGACCGGTACGACGATCGCTATCGCCAAGGTGACGATCCGCGAGGACGGGGGCGGCACACCGCCGGTCGCCGGCCCGGCGCCGGCACCCTTCGGTAGCTGGCTGATCGAGGACTCGCATTACCAGGAAGACCCCTCCGGCGAAAACCCCAACCTGGCCCACAACATTCCACGGCTTTCTGCCACAGTAGACGGGCAGCGGCTTACGGCCGACTTTATGGACCACTACACCCGTACCGGGGGAGTGACCCGTTGGGGCCTGCCGACCTCCGAGGTGCTGGTGATTGAGGAGAACACGCTTACCCAGTACTACCAGCGCGGGGTCGTCGATTTCCACCGCCGCGGCGACCTAGGCGGGATCTGGGTAATCGAGCGCCGCCTGGCCTGGGACTACTTCGGCGGTGGCGAAGACGGATCCCCGGACCTGGGGGTCGAGCCCGGCAAGTTCAACAACTTCCCCGGGACCCTGCTGGGCCCCTGGGGGCACAAGGTTTCCGACTACGCGGTTGACGGGACGATTGTCGGATTCGCCAAATTCTTTGAAGACTTGGGCGGAGTGGAGTCATTCGGGTTCCCCAAGACTGAAGCGCGTGCCGACAACAACCTGCCCGGCACCCTGCACATTCCGACCAAAACGACCGGTTTCATCCGCCAGTACTTCCAGGCCGCGGTGATGGAATTCCATCCCGGCGTTCCCGCTGCTCCCATCCAGCTGGGCCTCCTGGGAGATGACCTGCGCAACCGCCAGTTCCCCAACGCCGCCTACGCCAACATTCCTGCCTTCCAGGCCGCCGAAGAGTTCGTGGACGGATCGTTCTACGAACCCCCGGCGGTTGGCACGTTCAAGCAGTCACGGGATTCGTCTCCGGCGACGGTCGGCTAA
- a CDS encoding FAD-binding protein, producing MQAFESPRGYQVVRQASGSDLQARFAEIVGPRRVRSDPSSLAAYGIDATVGYRGYPALAVFPTTAAAAASALALAGSLGLAATARGGGTSLAAGATPLDGSIVICTELIDQPLVVDPDALSVRCGAGVKTAQIDAAAAEFDLFLAPDPGARAISVIGGNVATNAGGALGLAYGVIRHHVLGLEYATVNGHIHHVRRGGADEGMVDLLIGSEGTLGLITAVDLALLPAPPRRHSLVARCVDAAAAARATIALLERGFLPARIEFMDDVAVRAVQAARDRGLDLSVGAYLLIEFVGRGSRPQRQVEAALKALQGTGGIDAEKVAGQRERSYWEARHAITSSLARVRPGKIGEDICLPRTRLPDAVDRIKQIAAELDLPIALFGHIGDGTLHPNVLYDPLDEDQRHRAAAALGRIAETSIELGGVLSGEHGLGRVKRDHLEAAFDSDTLAVFQRLRDAADPGAVLNRPLQWVGR from the coding sequence GTGCAGGCGTTCGAATCGCCTAGGGGGTACCAGGTAGTGCGACAGGCATCCGGCAGCGATCTGCAGGCCCGGTTCGCCGAAATCGTCGGGCCCCGGCGGGTGCGCTCCGACCCGTCTTCGCTGGCCGCTTACGGCATCGATGCCACGGTCGGTTACCGCGGTTATCCGGCGCTGGCGGTTTTCCCAACCACCGCGGCGGCGGCGGCGTCCGCTCTCGCCCTGGCCGGATCGCTCGGCCTGGCCGCAACCGCGCGCGGCGGGGGCACCTCGCTGGCCGCCGGCGCGACCCCGCTGGACGGGTCGATCGTGATCTGCACCGAGCTGATCGATCAACCGTTGGTGGTCGATCCGGATGCCCTGAGCGTGCGTTGCGGCGCGGGCGTAAAGACCGCCCAGATCGATGCCGCCGCTGCCGAATTCGACCTTTTTCTGGCACCGGACCCCGGCGCACGCGCCATATCGGTGATCGGGGGAAACGTTGCCACCAACGCCGGCGGCGCGCTGGGCCTAGCGTACGGCGTGATCCGCCACCACGTCCTAGGGCTCGAATACGCAACCGTGAACGGCCACATCCACCATGTGCGGCGCGGCGGCGCCGACGAGGGAATGGTCGACCTGCTGATTGGATCCGAGGGCACATTGGGCCTGATTACTGCGGTTGACCTGGCGCTGCTGCCGGCCCCGCCCCGCCGCCACAGCCTGGTGGCCCGCTGTGTCGACGCCGCTGCCGCGGCCCGGGCCACGATTGCCCTCCTGGAACGGGGGTTCTTGCCGGCCCGGATCGAATTCATGGACGATGTGGCGGTGCGCGCCGTTCAGGCGGCTCGCGACCGCGGGCTCGACCTGTCGGTCGGGGCCTACCTGTTGATCGAATTCGTCGGCCGGGGATCGCGCCCCCAGCGCCAGGTCGAGGCGGCGCTCAAAGCGTTGCAGGGAACCGGCGGAATCGATGCCGAAAAGGTCGCCGGTCAACGCGAGCGATCCTACTGGGAAGCCCGCCACGCGATCACCTCCTCGCTGGCCCGGGTGCGGCCGGGCAAGATCGGTGAGGACATCTGCCTGCCGCGCACCCGCCTGCCCGATGCGGTCGACCGGATCAAGCAGATCGCCGCCGAGCTGGACCTGCCGATCGCGCTGTTCGGTCATATCGGCGATGGGACCCTGCACCCCAACGTTCTCTACGACCCGCTGGACGAGGACCAACGGCACAGGGCGGCCGCGGCGCTGGGCCGGATTGCCGAGACCAGCATCGAACTGGGTGGGGTTCTCTCCGGGGAGCACGGGCTTGGTCGGGTCAAGCGCGACCATCTGGAGGCGGCTTTCGACTCCGACACCCTGGCCGTGTTCCAGCGTTTGCGCGACGCCGCCGATCCGGGCGCGGTGCTGAACCGGCCGCTTCAGTGGGTTGGGCGTTAG
- a CDS encoding alanine--glyoxylate aminotransferase family protein, with translation MVDNPARLLLGPGPSPVDPRITAAMGEPVISHVDPVFARTLRETADLLRQVFGTANEVTFAVSGTGFSGMETALINVIEPDDTVIVGISGFFGVKAQEICERMGANTVVATAGFGRPVETEDVVEALDANPGAKAVFVVAAETSAGLRQPLADIAEACHARGALLIADMVTLLGGAEVKADEWGVDVAYAGSQKCIGTPPGTAPITFSPRAVEAIKARRTPVGSWYLSALDIAAYWTGEIPYHHTTSSPVIVGLKRALELIVAEGIAERALRHERNGAALRAGFEAMGLEIASLEGRRLGMLTPVGIPDGVADAEFRAELLERFNTEIGGGLGDWAGKVWRIGLMGYGSDPKNVYHVLNAFEVLLAERGVQIRPGAAAAAASAVITAG, from the coding sequence ATGGTCGACAATCCCGCCCGCCTTCTGCTGGGTCCCGGACCCTCACCGGTTGACCCGCGAATTACCGCCGCCATGGGCGAGCCGGTTATCTCGCACGTGGACCCGGTATTCGCCAGGACCCTGCGTGAAACGGCCGATCTGCTGCGGCAGGTGTTCGGCACCGCCAACGAGGTCACATTTGCCGTGTCCGGAACTGGTTTTTCGGGGATGGAGACGGCGCTGATCAACGTCATCGAACCGGACGATACCGTCATCGTCGGTATCAGCGGTTTCTTCGGGGTCAAAGCTCAGGAGATCTGCGAGCGGATGGGGGCAAACACGGTGGTGGCCACGGCCGGCTTCGGCCGCCCGGTGGAGACCGAGGACGTCGTTGAGGCGTTGGACGCCAATCCCGGCGCCAAGGCCGTATTCGTGGTCGCGGCCGAGACCTCGGCCGGGCTGCGGCAGCCGTTGGCCGACATAGCCGAGGCGTGCCACGCCCGCGGCGCGCTGCTGATCGCCGACATGGTCACCCTTCTCGGCGGCGCCGAGGTGAAGGCTGACGAGTGGGGCGTGGACGTGGCCTACGCCGGCAGCCAGAAGTGCATCGGCACCCCGCCCGGGACCGCACCGATCACGTTTTCGCCGCGCGCGGTGGAGGCGATAAAGGCCCGGCGCACACCGGTCGGTTCCTGGTACCTATCGGCCCTGGACATCGCCGCCTACTGGACCGGCGAGATCCCCTATCACCACACGACCTCTTCGCCGGTGATCGTCGGGCTGAAGCGAGCCCTGGAGCTGATCGTGGCCGAAGGGATCGCCGAACGCGCCCTCCGCCACGAGCGCAACGGCGCGGCCCTGCGCGCCGGATTCGAGGCGATGGGCCTGGAGATAGCCAGCCTGGAAGGCCGGCGACTGGGCATGCTGACCCCGGTAGGGATTCCCGACGGGGTCGCCGACGCCGAGTTCCGGGCCGAACTGCTCGAACGCTTCAATACCGAAATCGGCGGCGGGCTGGGCGATTGGGCCGGCAAGGTCTGGCGGATCGGGCTCATGGGATACGGATCCGACCCCAAGAACGTCTACCACGTGCTGAACGCCTTCGAAGTGCTTCTGGCCGAGCGCGGGGTTCAGATCCGGCCCGGGGCGGCCGCGGCGGCGGCTTCGGCGGTTATCACCGCCGGTTGA
- a CDS encoding phosphoglycerate dehydrogenase: MAKVLGFTSSISGPLVDRIRDIVTGAGHEYVQGPSYFGIPSEEDVTDSLLQIMPEIAGVILGGQPVNRTVIERSPELKVIARTGVGFDAVDHEAAAEHGVAVTITPYANADSVAEFAMLLALALSRQLPGNHKSVASGSFKRVMGRDIFGQTIGIVGLGRIGRRVTERAQAFGMKVIANEAYPDMEFVTSRGIELTDVDDLVSRADVVTLHAPNTPETYHLINAERLATMKPTAILVNTARGQLIDEKALAAALRSGQIGGAGLDVFESEPLEDDSPLRGLDNLIMAPHVAGVTSESTMRMAEDAAHTVVDVLSGSWPREVVVNGVYSH, translated from the coding sequence ATGGCCAAGGTATTGGGGTTCACCTCGTCCATTTCCGGTCCGCTCGTCGACCGCATTCGCGACATCGTCACCGGCGCCGGACACGAATACGTCCAGGGTCCGTCCTACTTCGGGATTCCCAGCGAAGAAGACGTCACCGACAGCCTGCTTCAGATCATGCCCGAAATCGCCGGAGTCATCCTCGGCGGCCAGCCGGTCAACCGCACGGTCATCGAGCGCTCTCCCGAACTGAAGGTGATCGCCCGCACCGGGGTCGGATTCGACGCCGTCGACCACGAGGCCGCCGCCGAGCACGGCGTGGCGGTGACCATCACCCCGTACGCCAACGCCGATTCGGTGGCCGAGTTCGCGATGCTGCTGGCCTTGGCGCTATCGCGGCAGTTGCCCGGCAACCACAAGAGCGTTGCCTCGGGATCGTTCAAGCGCGTCATGGGGCGTGACATCTTCGGCCAGACCATCGGCATTGTCGGACTGGGCCGGATCGGGCGCCGGGTCACCGAACGCGCCCAGGCCTTCGGCATGAAGGTGATCGCCAACGAGGCCTACCCGGACATGGAGTTCGTCACTTCGCGCGGCATTGAACTGACCGATGTCGACGACCTGGTAAGTCGCGCCGACGTCGTTACCCTGCATGCCCCGAACACCCCCGAGACCTACCACCTGATCAATGCCGAAAGACTGGCGACGATGAAGCCGACCGCCATCCTGGTCAATACCGCGCGCGGCCAGCTCATCGACGAGAAGGCGCTGGCCGCGGCCCTGCGTTCCGGGCAGATCGGCGGAGCCGGCCTGGACGTATTCGAGTCCGAGCCGCTCGAGGACGACTCCCCGCTGCGCGGGCTTGACAACCTGATCATGGCCCCGCACGTGGCCGGGGTCACGTCGGAGTCGACCATGCGCATGGCCGAGGACGCGGCCCATACCGTGGTCGACGTGCTGTCGGGTTCGTGGCCGCGCGAGGTCGTCGTGAACGGCGTCTACAGCCACTAG
- a CDS encoding HNH endonuclease, with protein MTRAEILDFLIAQHGSKCQGCDREFDDPRYLQLDHNTPRADGGMNHITNRVLLCGPCNQVKSNIYTLSGLRRVNRQRGYMVKGGA; from the coding sequence ATGACTCGTGCTGAAATACTTGATTTTCTGATCGCTCAACACGGCTCGAAGTGCCAGGGTTGCGACCGCGAATTTGACGATCCGCGCTATTTGCAACTCGATCACAACACTCCACGAGCAGACGGCGGAATGAACCACATCACCAATCGTGTATTGCTCTGTGGGCCGTGCAATCAAGTCAAGTCGAATATCTACACGCTTTCTGGTTTGCGGCGCGTGAATCGTCAGCGTGGATACATGGTGAAAGGTGGTGCGTGA
- a CDS encoding HAD-IIA family hydrolase, translating to MRTTGQLGPAVILSFDLDGVIYRGSNLIEHAAAAVNQARRHGYPVYFGTNNTHYGAEAIAARLSDLGISARPENVVCAADATAWVLAELDPPARRALVMGTEHLAEEIEKAGIETVRYLDDGSVDVVVASLDLDLSFRVLSHAHWALRHAGARLVVPSHDRNFPWSSGSLPGGGALATALSYSAEVDPIMVGKPATRMFDEILKRENARPRDLVLVGDNLETDIGAAKALGARSVLVFTGVSDRADLERTAAADRPDFAIPDLSRFPWEELAGP from the coding sequence GTGCGCACCACCGGGCAGTTGGGCCCGGCCGTGATCCTCTCGTTCGATCTTGACGGGGTCATCTACCGCGGCAGCAACCTGATCGAGCACGCCGCCGCCGCGGTCAATCAGGCCCGCCGGCACGGATATCCGGTCTACTTCGGGACCAACAACACCCACTACGGGGCCGAGGCGATTGCCGCTCGGCTCAGCGATCTGGGTATTTCGGCCCGGCCCGAAAACGTTGTCTGCGCCGCCGACGCCACCGCCTGGGTCCTGGCCGAGCTGGACCCGCCGGCCCGGCGGGCGCTGGTCATGGGGACCGAGCACCTGGCCGAGGAGATCGAAAAGGCCGGCATCGAAACGGTGCGGTACCTCGACGACGGGTCGGTCGACGTGGTCGTGGCTAGTCTGGACCTGGACCTGAGCTTCCGCGTGCTCTCGCACGCCCATTGGGCCCTGCGCCACGCCGGAGCGCGGCTGGTCGTGCCATCGCACGACCGCAACTTCCCCTGGTCGTCGGGCTCGCTGCCCGGCGGCGGCGCTTTGGCCACGGCGCTGTCCTATTCGGCCGAAGTCGACCCGATCATGGTCGGCAAGCCGGCCACCCGGATGTTCGACGAGATCCTCAAGCGCGAGAACGCCCGGCCCCGCGACCTGGTGCTCGTGGGCGACAACCTGGAGACCGACATCGGCGCCGCCAAGGCGCTGGGGGCGCGCTCGGTGCTGGTCTTTACCGGAGTTTCCGACCGGGCCGATCTGGAGCGCACCGCCGCGGCCGATCGGCCCGACTTCGCGATTCCCGACCTCTCACGGTTCCCGTGGGAGGAGCTGGCCGGGCCCTGA
- a CDS encoding DUF4872 domain-containing protein — MAIQLEGCGITLPELGGDASEAMLFGIGGGIGCGVFQFVYEKNDFSSFYLAGRCHWDDSLAWYRGVAGRLGLECEVFESGGKKAAAKTLGQWLERGRPVVAWVDAGSLPYRGLGGFLEGGGYHTLSVYGEAGGQIWLGDLAPDPIGIEAGSLAEARARIRKHRNRLLQIAPGPVNAGLQDLVWGGLEYGWRALQNPRVAGFSLAALETWGRRLAGSGGKHAWTTAFPIGHRLLAGLASITRFIESYDGDGCLHRRLMAQFLREAGVRLEEKELVKLAGDYDALADSWQELARAALPDEVPPLAELRRGLAAARTGYLDSGPDAGEQNLAAAAAIEELGAELADGASFPIADSEVPGFLASLSESVLEIAAAENAAQEKIGSLLSDRGRV, encoded by the coding sequence TTGGCGATCCAGCTTGAGGGCTGTGGGATAACGCTACCCGAACTCGGCGGCGATGCCAGCGAGGCGATGCTTTTCGGAATCGGGGGCGGCATCGGGTGCGGCGTGTTTCAGTTCGTCTACGAGAAGAACGATTTCTCGTCCTTCTACCTTGCCGGACGCTGCCACTGGGATGATTCGCTGGCCTGGTACCGGGGCGTGGCCGGCCGGCTGGGCCTCGAATGCGAGGTTTTTGAATCCGGTGGAAAAAAGGCGGCCGCCAAGACCCTAGGGCAATGGCTGGAACGCGGCCGGCCGGTGGTTGCCTGGGTCGACGCCGGTTCGCTGCCGTATCGCGGCCTCGGCGGGTTTTTGGAAGGCGGCGGGTACCACACCCTGTCGGTCTACGGGGAGGCCGGCGGACAAATCTGGCTGGGCGATCTGGCGCCGGACCCGATCGGCATCGAAGCAGGGTCGCTGGCCGAAGCCCGGGCGCGGATACGCAAACACCGCAACCGCCTGCTGCAAATAGCCCCCGGACCGGTCAACGCCGGCTTACAAGACCTGGTATGGGGCGGACTGGAATACGGCTGGCGGGCGCTGCAGAACCCGCGCGTGGCCGGTTTTTCGCTGGCGGCGCTGGAGACCTGGGGCCGGCGCCTGGCCGGATCCGGCGGCAAGCACGCCTGGACCACGGCGTTTCCGATCGGCCACCGCCTGCTTGCCGGACTCGCATCGATCACGCGCTTTATCGAGAGTTATGACGGCGACGGCTGCCTGCATCGCCGCCTGATGGCCCAATTCCTGCGCGAGGCCGGCGTTCGGCTGGAGGAAAAGGAGCTGGTGAAACTGGCCGGCGATTACGACGCGCTGGCGGACTCCTGGCAGGAACTGGCCCGCGCGGCCCTGCCGGATGAAGTTCCCCCGCTGGCCGAACTGCGGCGCGGGCTGGCCGCGGCGCGCACCGGCTACCTGGATTCCGGTCCCGACGCCGGCGAGCAGAACCTGGCGGCGGCCGCGGCGATCGAGGAACTCGGTGCCGAACTCGCGGACGGGGCGTCCTTTCCGATCGCCGATTCAGAGGTCCCCGGTTTCCTGGCCTCGCTCTCCGAATCGGTCCTGGAAATCGCAGCCGCCGAAAACGCCGCCCAGGAAAAGATCGGAAGCCTGCTGTCGGACCGCGGACGCGTTTGA
- a CDS encoding NAD(P)-dependent oxidoreductase: protein MVPRSLSAKRTSQLPENNPTIAITGGAGRIGRLVAADLRAWGARLRILDLPQANFEGLSGEAGIDVFPGDITDREYVAGALAGCDVVVHLAAVLPPVADENEALALKVNVGGTASVLAAIASSCPDARLVFSSSVVVYGNTQAGAPPVSCDRELAGVGSYARSKVESEALIAESLIPVTILRVSGVAVAEALMPPQPWPFTADQRMEFVLLEDAAGPLAKAAKDPSTVGRTYNVAGGESWRMRGSAYSADYYGLLMMAPEDAGFLEESRAFDYYDTTDTVTDLGFEPTPYGQYLERTGAAIREMFGI, encoded by the coding sequence GTGGTGCCGCGCTCCCTTTCAGCCAAACGGACGAGCCAGTTGCCTGAGAACAACCCGACGATTGCGATCACCGGCGGCGCCGGGCGCATCGGTCGCCTGGTGGCGGCCGACCTGCGCGCCTGGGGGGCACGGCTGAGGATCCTGGACCTGCCGCAGGCCAACTTCGAGGGCCTTTCCGGTGAAGCCGGCATCGACGTATTCCCCGGCGACATCACCGACCGTGAATACGTGGCCGGCGCCCTCGCGGGCTGCGATGTGGTCGTCCACCTGGCGGCGGTCCTGCCGCCGGTGGCCGACGAGAACGAGGCGCTGGCCCTGAAGGTGAACGTCGGCGGTACGGCCAGCGTGCTGGCGGCGATTGCGTCGAGCTGCCCGGATGCACGCCTGGTGTTTTCCTCGTCGGTGGTCGTCTACGGCAACACGCAGGCGGGCGCGCCTCCGGTGAGCTGCGACCGCGAGCTGGCCGGGGTGGGCAGTTACGCACGCTCCAAGGTCGAAAGCGAGGCTCTGATCGCCGAATCGCTAATCCCGGTGACGATCCTCCGGGTCTCGGGCGTAGCCGTGGCTGAGGCGCTCATGCCGCCGCAGCCCTGGCCGTTTACCGCCGATCAGCGCATGGAATTCGTGCTGTTGGAGGACGCGGCCGGCCCGCTGGCTAAGGCCGCCAAGGACCCTTCCACGGTCGGTCGGACCTACAACGTCGCCGGCGGAGAGAGCTGGCGCATGCGCGGGAGCGCTTACTCGGCCGACTATTACGGGCTGCTGATGATGGCGCCGGAGGATGCCGGATTCCTCGAAGAATCGCGGGCTTTCGACTACTACGACACGACCGATACGGTCACCGACCTGGGATTTGAACCGACACCGTACGGCCAGTATCTGGAGCGAACCGGCGCCGCGATCCGCGAGATGTTCGGGATCTGA
- a CDS encoding type I 3-dehydroquinate dehydratase, with protein MSAIAVAIGPADTDAALVRLGELSGRADLIELRLDMMGSYDLPVLAAAQGPPLLITNRARAEGGFADGGPDERLRPLRQAIELGCAYVDVEADLYPLLGERGGTKIVVSEHDFNSTPPDLESRFERLAALGADITKIAVLPQHPGEALRPLEILARATGPTVAIAMGPLGLVSRVAALRFEECAFTYATADDDAGTAPGQIPVSRMQGAFRAGSISPATQLFGQFGGGSRTLWLAARVTRLLANAGCDGVCIPLEPELFEGDSLLRLAGLGFAGFWEVGGYCFDPSGHRTGGRAVDPEEAAGLLGRLA; from the coding sequence ATGAGCGCAATTGCGGTGGCCATAGGCCCCGCCGATACCGATGCGGCACTGGTGCGCCTAGGGGAACTCTCCGGGCGCGCCGATCTGATCGAGCTGCGGCTGGACATGATGGGCAGCTACGATCTCCCGGTCCTGGCGGCCGCCCAGGGGCCGCCGCTGCTGATCACCAATCGCGCCCGTGCCGAGGGCGGATTTGCCGACGGCGGTCCGGACGAACGCCTGCGCCCGCTCAGGCAGGCCATCGAACTGGGTTGTGCGTACGTCGACGTGGAGGCCGATCTGTATCCGCTGCTGGGAGAACGCGGTGGGACCAAGATCGTAGTTTCCGAGCACGATTTCAATTCCACCCCGCCGGATCTTGAATCGCGCTTCGAGCGCCTGGCCGCGCTCGGAGCGGATATTACAAAGATCGCGGTCCTGCCGCAGCATCCCGGGGAAGCGCTCCGACCGTTGGAGATCCTGGCGCGGGCCACCGGCCCAACCGTAGCGATAGCAATGGGCCCGCTGGGGCTTGTCTCGCGGGTTGCGGCGTTGCGCTTTGAAGAATGCGCGTTCACCTATGCGACCGCCGACGATGACGCCGGCACGGCTCCGGGCCAGATCCCGGTCTCGCGGATGCAGGGCGCCTTCCGGGCCGGCTCGATCTCGCCCGCCACCCAGCTCTTCGGCCAGTTCGGTGGCGGCTCCAGGACCCTCTGGTTGGCCGCGCGGGTCACCCGCCTGCTGGCCAACGCCGGCTGCGATGGAGTCTGCATCCCGCTGGAGCCGGAGCTTTTCGAAGGCGATTCCCTGTTGCGATTGGCCGGGCTGGGCTTTGCCGGATTCTGGGAGGTCGGCGGTTACTGCTTCGACCCGTCCGGGCACCGGACGGGTGGGCGCGCGGTCGATCCCGAGGAGGCCGCGGGGCTGCTCGGGCGCCTGGCCTGA